Genomic window (Gelria sp. Kuro-4):
GATGGCCTCCACCAGAAGCTCCAGGGCCTCTTCGTTGGACTTCAGGTCCGGGGCAAACCCGCCTTCATCGCCTTGGCCGGTGGCCAGCCCTCTTTCCTTCAGCACTTTCTTCAGGCTGTGGAACACCTCGGCGCCCAGGCGCAGGGCCTCAGCGAAGCTGGGCGCTCCCGCCGGCACCACCATGAACTCCTGGATGTCCACGTTGTTGTCGGCATGCTTGCCGCCGTTCAAGATGTTCATCAGGGGCACCGGCAGCGTCCGGGCGGAGGTGCCGCCGATGTAGCGGAAGAGGGGCAGCTCCAGGCTTTGGGCCGCCGCCTTGGCCACGGCCAGCGATACGCCCAAGATGGCGTTGGCCCCGAGCTTGCCCTTGTTGGGCGTGCCGTCCAGTTCAAGCATGAGATTATCGATGGCCACCTGGTCCACGGCGTCCATACCGGTAAGTTCCTGGGCCAGGGTATCGTTCACGTTGGCCACGGCCTTTTGCACGCCCTTGCCTAGGTAGCGCTCCTTATCGCCGTCCCTTAGTTCCACGGCTTCCCGCGTGCCGGTGGACGCACCCGAGGGCACGGCTGCGCGGCCGACGGTGCCGTCTTCCAGGGTGACGTCCACCTCGACCGTGGGATTACCGCGGGAATCCAGGATCTCGCGGGCGAAAACATCGACGATGGCGGTAAAAGAACTCACGGATTTCCCTCCTTGCCTACCTTTTCCTTTCTTATGAGGAGCGACCTGCCCGTCATGGCCGCCGGCCGGGGCAGGCCGAGGAGCTCGAGAATGGTGGGAGCCACATCAGCCAGGCGGCCAGGGCGCACGCCCCAGGCCGCGGGTTCCGGGGTCACCAGGATAAAGGGCACCGGGTTGGTGGTGTGGGCGGTATGCGGCTGGCCCGTGGCCGGATCCATCATCTCCTCGGCGTTGCCGTGATCGGCCGTGATCAGCACCGCCCCGCCCTGCTTAAGGACCGCCGTGACCACCCGCCCGAGGCAATCATCCACTGCCTCCACCGCCCGGACGGCCGCCGGAAGATCCCCCGTGTGCCCCACCATATCCGCATTGGCATAGTTTAAGACCACCAGGTCAAACTTCTCAGCCGCCAGCTCTTCCAGCACGGCCGCCGTCACCTCGTAGGCGCTCATTTCCGGCTTGAGATCGTACGTCGCCACCTTGGGCGAGGGAACGAGGCGCCGCTCCTCGCCGGGGAAGGGCTTCTCTTCGCCGCCGCTGAAAAAGAAGGTAACGTGGGCGTACTTTTCCGTCTCGGCGATCCGGAGCTGCCTCAATCCCCGCTCCGCCAGGCACTCACCCAGCGTCGCGTGCAGTTCTTCCGGTGGGAAGGCCACCGGCGCGGGCAGGGTTTCTTCGTACTGCGTAAGGCAGACAAAGTGCACCCGGGGCGGTGCGGGGCCCCGGTCGAAGCCGCCGAAGTCTGCATCCACCAGGGCGTGGCTCAGCTGCCGGGCGCGGTCCGGGCGGAAGTTGAAAAAGATCACCGTATCGCCGTCCGCGATGCGGCCGCGCGGCGAACCGTCGGGCCGCACCAGCACCGTCGGCCGGACAAACTCGTCGGTTTCGCCGCGGGCGTAGGCGGCCTGGAGCGCCGCTTGGGCGGACGGCGCCGTCTCGCCCTCCCCCGCCACCAGCGCGCGGTAGGCCAGCGCCGTGCGCTCCCAGCGTTTGTCCCGGTCCATGGCATAGTACCGGCCGCTGATGCTGGCTATTTCACCCACGCCCAGGGCGGCGCACTTTTCTTCCAGCTCTTTGAGATAGCGCTCGGCACAGGCCGGCGGCACATCGCGGCCGTCCAAAAAGGCGTGCACGCAAACCTTATCCAGGCCGCTCCCGCGGGCGAGCTCCAGCAAGGCGAGGAGGTGCTCGATATGGCTGTGTACGCCGCCGTCGGAGAGGAGACCTAAAAGATGCAGGCTGCGGCCGCGCGCTTGGGCCATGGCCGCGGTAAGCACCGGGTTGGTGAAGAACTCACCCGTGCGGATGGCCCGGCTGATGCGGGTAAGCTCCTGGTAAACGATGCGCCCGGCACCCAGGTTGAGGTGCCCCACCTCGGAGTTCCCCATCTGCCCCGCCGGCAGGCCCACATCCTCGCCTGCGGCGCCCAGGAGGGTATGCGGGTACTTTTGGACATAGCTCTCCAGGTTATGAGTGCGGGCCAGGGCCACAGCGTTGCCTTCCCGCTCGCGGCGCTCACCCCACCCATCCAGCACAATGAGGACCACCGGTCGCAGCGCGCCTGTCACGAAACGGCCTCCCTCTCTTCATAGTCGTACCTACTTGTGGGCGGCAGCCACAATGGCGGCGAAGCTGTCCGCCTTCAGGCTGGCGCCGCCCACCAGGGCCCCGTCGATGCCTTCCTGAGTCAAAAACTCGCGGCTGTTGGCAGGGGAAACGCTGCCCCCGTACTGGATGCGCAGGGCGGCTGCCGCCTCTTTCCCAAAGGCCGTCTCGATCTTACGGCGGATGAAGGCCGCCATGGCCGCTGCATCCTCCGGCTGCGCGGAGCGTCCTGTGCCGATGGCCCAGATGGGCTCGTACGCGATCACCAGCTTTTGCACCGCCGCTCCGTCGAGTCCCGTAAGGTCGGCCGCAAGCTGGGCACCCACCACGGTCTCCGCCCGCCCGGCTTCGCGCTCCGCCAGCTGTTCACCGACGCAGAGAATGGGCGTGAGGCCCGCCCGGAAGGCCGCCGTGAGCTTTTTCGCCACTTCCTCGTCGCTCTCGCGCTGGTAGGCGCGCCGCTCCGAGTGACCGACGATGACGTACTTGACGCCCACGTCTTTGAGCATGAGCGGGGAAACCTCGCCGGTGAAGGCGCCCTGTTCCTCCCAGAACAGGTTCTGGGCGCCCAGGGCGATCCGGGTGCCGGCCAGCGCCTGAGCCACGGCATGGAGGGCGGTGAAGGGCGGGCACACCACCACTTCCACCCTTTCCTCCCCCGCCACCTGGGGGGCCAGTTCCCGGACCAGCGCCAGGGCCTCAGCTACGGTCTTGTGCATCTTCCAGTTGCCGGCAATGATCGGCCTGCGCATTCTTTCACCTTCTACCCTGAAAATACGTTAACGTAGAACTCGGTTCAGCGGCCGATGAGGCCGAGGGCCATCCCCCGCACGGCGCCCTGCGTACCGTCATTGAGAAGAGCGCAGGCGAACGAAGGAAAGCGTGGGCATGGCCTGAGCCCGCAGGGCGAGTTGGACCCGCGCCTTGAGCGAGCCAAGTTCGTTCGCCCTCAGGTCGTCGGCGCCGCAGGTGGATGCCCGCGCGCCGAGGCAGGGGAGGCGGGGGCGCCTACCTGTCCTGAAGTACCGCCACACCCGGCAGCTCGCGTCCTTCTAAGAACTCCAGCGAGGCACCGCCGCCGGTGGAGATGTGGCTCATGCGGTCGGCCAGACCGAACCTCTCCACGGCCGCCGCCGAATCGCCGCCGCCCACCACGCTGATGGCGCCCGAGTCGGCCACCGCCTGGGCTACGGCCTGAGTGCCGGCGGCAAAGGGCGTCAGCTCAAACACCCCCATGGGCCCGTTCCAGAGCACCGTGCGCGCCCCGGCGATGGCTTCAGCGTACAGCTTCCGCGTTTCCGGTCCGATGTCGAGTCCCATCTGGTCCGCCGGGATGGCCGAAATCGGCACTACCCGGGTGACTGCCTTGTCGCTCACCTCCGGCGCCACCACGGTGTCCACCGGCAGCAAGAGGTGCACGCCGCGCTCGGCGGCGGCCGCCATGGTCTCCTTGGCCACCGGGATCTTGTCTTCTTCCAGGAGCGACCGGCCGACGCCGTACCCCTGGGCGGCCAGGAAGGTAAACGCCATGCCGCCGCCCACGATGAGGGTGTCCACCCGGCTCACCAGGTTCTTCAGCACCAGTATCTTATCCGAAACCTTGGCTCCGCCCAGGACGGCCACAAAGGGCCGCTCCGGGTCCTCCAGCACGCCGCCCAGCATCTTGAGTTCCTTCTCCATGAGGAAGCCGGCCACGGCCGGGAGGAACTCGGCCACCCCGGCGGTGGAGGCATGGGCCCGGTGCGCGGTACCAAAGGCATCGTTTACATACACCTCAGCCAGCTTGGCCAGGCCCGCGGCCAGCTCGCGGTCGTTTTTCTCCTCCCCCGGATAAAAGCGAATGTTCTCCAGGAGGAGTACCTCACCCCCGCGCAGCGCCTGCACCGCCTGTTCCACCGCCGGCCCGACGGCTTCGTCGAGCTTCTTCACCGGCACACCCAGAACCTCCTCCAGGCGCCGGGCCACAGGATCCAGCCGGAGCTCTGGCACCACCTTGCCCTTGGGGCGGCCCAGGTGGGAAACCAGGATGATCTTGGCCCCATACTTGCGCAGGTACTCGATGGTGGGCACAGCGGCCCGGATGCGCGTGTCATCCGCCACTTGCCCGTCTTTGAGCGGCACGTTGAAGTCCACCCGCACCAACACCCGTTTGCCGATGACCGGGATGTCCCGCAGGGTTTTTTTTGCCATGCTCCATAACCTCCTGGAGGTACCGCTTTTACAGGCCCTGTCTGCCGATGTAGGCAATGAGATCCGCGCAACGGCAGGAATAGGCCCACTCGTTGTCGTACCAGGCCACCACCTTCACCATGTTGCCGATGGCCATGGTGAGCGGCGCATCGACGATGGAGGAGAGTGACGAGCCGCGGAAGTCGGCCGAAACGAGCGGTTCCTCGCTGTAGCCCAGGATACCCTTCATGGGTCCCTCCGCCGCCGCCTTGAGCGCAGCGTTGATCTCCTCCACCGAAGCCTCCTTTTCCACCTCGGCCACCAGGTCGGTGATGGAGACGGTAGGCGTGGGCACCCGCAGGGCAAAACCGTTGAGTTTGCCCTTGAGCTCCGGCAACACCAGCGCCACAGCCTTGGCCGCGCCCGTGGTGGTGGGGATAATGGAGTAGGCGGCCGCCCGCGCGCGCCGGAGGTCTTTGTGGTTCGCGTCCAGGATCACCTGGTCATTGGTATAGGAGTGGACGGTGGTCATGAGACCCTTGACAATATGGAAGTTCTGATGGACCACCTTGGCCACAGGGGCCAGGCAGTTGGTGGTGCAGGAGGCGTTGGAGATGATATGGTGCTTTTTCGGATCGTACATCTCCTCGTTGACACCGAGGACGATGGTTATGTCTTCGCCCTTCGCCGGCGCTGAGATCACCACCTTCTTGGCACCGGACTGGATGTGGTAGCCGGCTTTTTCGCGGTCCCGTATTTTGCCGGTGGACTCCAGCACCACATCGACGCCCAACTCGCCCCAGGGATACTCGAAGGAATCGCGGATGTTGAAGGTTTTGATCTCGCGCCCGTCCACCTTGATCCCGTTCTCCGTTGCCTCCACCTCATAGGCGAGGCGGCCGTAGAGGGAGTCGTATTTGAGGAGGTGGGCGGACATGGCGTTGTCGCGCACGCCGTTAATGGCAACGACCTCGAGGCTGGGGTTGGAAAGCGCCGCCCGGAAGAACAGCCGGCCGATACGGCCGAACCCATTGATGGCCACTTTAACAGTCATGACTCTTCCTCCTTTTCTTGCCCAAGATGCTCTTTCGGGTTCTGGTTTAGCTCCCTTCCTTACCCCCTTTCCAGAAGGTTCAACATCCCGGTGAGGGCTCCCTCATCCGTGACCAGGGTGAGCGGCGGGAACCTGTAAGAAAGAACGGCGAGTATGGCCTCCGCCTTGCTGGCCCCACCGGCAACGGCGATGACGTGCTCGATCTGCTTGATGTTCTCCAGTTTGAGGCCCGTACTGGGTGTCACATACACTATTTCGCCCCGGCGGTTGAAGTAGTAGCCGAAGGTCTCCCCCACCGCCCCCAGCTGTTCCAAGAGGCTGAGCTGGTCAGGCCGGAGGTGCCGCCGCCGGGCCATGGCCTGCGCCGCTCCGATGCCGAGGAGCAGTACCGAGGCCGAACGTCCCAGCTCCAGTACCTCTTTTATCTCCGGCTCCTGGGCCAGGGCCGCGGCCGCCTTTTCTCCCAGCCAATCAGGCAGGTGCAACAGGCGGTGCGTGGCGTTGAGCTTGGCGGCGATCTTGGCGGCAATGGTACCAGCCTGTTTGCCCAGGTCTTCACCCATGCCACCGCGCGCCGGCACCACGGTGACGCGGCCGTGGTAATTGGCGGGTAAGAGCGCCGCCGCCACTCTGGCCAGGGTGGTGCCGCCGGAGACGGCCAGCACCATGCCTTCGGCTAAAATGGCTTTCAGGTGCTGCGCCGCGGCCCGCCCCATGTCTTTCTGCACTGTCTCACTGGTATCGCTGTCGCCGGGCACGGCGATCACCCGCTCTAAACCCAGGTGCTGAGCCAGGGCCTGTTCGCGGCGCGTCAGGTCGTGTACTTCACGCATGTAAAGGGCCAGCTCTTCCACCAGCTCGGCACCCGCCGGTGTAAGGGTCATGCCCAGATTGCTGGCTGCAACCAGCCCCTGCGCGCGCAAAAACTCTACCTCGGCCCGAAGCCGGCGCTCGGTGCTGCCGAGTTCCTGAGCCAGCACGCGCCGCCCAACCGGCTGCAGCAGGGACACGGTGCGTAGGATAGTATACCTCTTGGAAAGAGCCTCTAT
Coding sequences:
- the eno gene encoding phosphopyruvate hydratase, with the protein product MSSFTAIVDVFAREILDSRGNPTVEVDVTLEDGTVGRAAVPSGASTGTREAVELRDGDKERYLGKGVQKAVANVNDTLAQELTGMDAVDQVAIDNLMLELDGTPNKGKLGANAILGVSLAVAKAAAQSLELPLFRYIGGTSARTLPVPLMNILNGGKHADNNVDIQEFMVVPAGAPSFAEALRLGAEVFHSLKKVLKERGLATGQGDEGGFAPDLKSNEEALELLVEAITKAGLKPGEDVYLAIDAAASELYRDGRYVLAGEGKTLTASELVDFYARLAERYPIISLEDGLAEDDWEGWQELTARLGGRLQLVGDDIFVTNTELISRGIAQKVANSVLIKVNQIGTLTETLAAIEMAKGAGYTAVVSHRSGETEDTTIADIVVAANTGQIKTGAPSRSERVAKYNQLLRIEELLAGSALFPGRAAFRVSSHS
- the gpmI gene encoding 2,3-bisphosphoglycerate-independent phosphoglycerate mutase, whose product is MTGALRPVVLIVLDGWGERREREGNAVALARTHNLESYVQKYPHTLLGAAGEDVGLPAGQMGNSEVGHLNLGAGRIVYQELTRISRAIRTGEFFTNPVLTAAMAQARGRSLHLLGLLSDGGVHSHIEHLLALLELARGSGLDKVCVHAFLDGRDVPPACAERYLKELEEKCAALGVGEIASISGRYYAMDRDKRWERTALAYRALVAGEGETAPSAQAALQAAYARGETDEFVRPTVLVRPDGSPRGRIADGDTVIFFNFRPDRARQLSHALVDADFGGFDRGPAPPRVHFVCLTQYEETLPAPVAFPPEELHATLGECLAERGLRQLRIAETEKYAHVTFFFSGGEEKPFPGEERRLVPSPKVATYDLKPEMSAYEVTAAVLEELAAEKFDLVVLNYANADMVGHTGDLPAAVRAVEAVDDCLGRVVTAVLKQGGAVLITADHGNAEEMMDPATGQPHTAHTTNPVPFILVTPEPAAWGVRPGRLADVAPTILELLGLPRPAAMTGRSLLIRKEKVGKEGNP
- the tpiA gene encoding triose-phosphate isomerase, which gives rise to MRRPIIAGNWKMHKTVAEALALVRELAPQVAGEERVEVVVCPPFTALHAVAQALAGTRIALGAQNLFWEEQGAFTGEVSPLMLKDVGVKYVIVGHSERRAYQRESDEEVAKKLTAAFRAGLTPILCVGEQLAEREAGRAETVVGAQLAADLTGLDGAAVQKLVIAYEPIWAIGTGRSAQPEDAAAMAAFIRRKIETAFGKEAAAALRIQYGGSVSPANSREFLTQEGIDGALVGGASLKADSFAAIVAAAHK
- the pgk gene encoding phosphoglycerate kinase, whose protein sequence is MAKKTLRDIPVIGKRVLVRVDFNVPLKDGQVADDTRIRAAVPTIEYLRKYGAKIILVSHLGRPKGKVVPELRLDPVARRLEEVLGVPVKKLDEAVGPAVEQAVQALRGGEVLLLENIRFYPGEEKNDRELAAGLAKLAEVYVNDAFGTAHRAHASTAGVAEFLPAVAGFLMEKELKMLGGVLEDPERPFVAVLGGAKVSDKILVLKNLVSRVDTLIVGGGMAFTFLAAQGYGVGRSLLEEDKIPVAKETMAAAAERGVHLLLPVDTVVAPEVSDKAVTRVVPISAIPADQMGLDIGPETRKLYAEAIAGARTVLWNGPMGVFELTPFAAGTQAVAQAVADSGAISVVGGGDSAAAVERFGLADRMSHISTGGGASLEFLEGRELPGVAVLQDR
- the gap gene encoding type I glyceraldehyde-3-phosphate dehydrogenase, encoding MTVKVAINGFGRIGRLFFRAALSNPSLEVVAINGVRDNAMSAHLLKYDSLYGRLAYEVEATENGIKVDGREIKTFNIRDSFEYPWGELGVDVVLESTGKIRDREKAGYHIQSGAKKVVISAPAKGEDITIVLGVNEEMYDPKKHHIISNASCTTNCLAPVAKVVHQNFHIVKGLMTTVHSYTNDQVILDANHKDLRRARAAAYSIIPTTTGAAKAVALVLPELKGKLNGFALRVPTPTVSITDLVAEVEKEASVEEINAALKAAAEGPMKGILGYSEEPLVSADFRGSSLSSIVDAPLTMAIGNMVKVVAWYDNEWAYSCRCADLIAYIGRQGL
- a CDS encoding sugar-binding transcriptional regulator, which codes for MGQIRETRDINRPTSEVDLRLVAGLQQRLVPELIEALSKRYTILRTVSLLQPVGRRVLAQELGSTERRLRAEVEFLRAQGLVAASNLGMTLTPAGAELVEELALYMREVHDLTRREQALAQHLGLERVIAVPGDSDTSETVQKDMGRAAAQHLKAILAEGMVLAVSGGTTLARVAAALLPANYHGRVTVVPARGGMGEDLGKQAGTIAAKIAAKLNATHRLLHLPDWLGEKAAAALAQEPEIKEVLELGRSASVLLLGIGAAQAMARRRHLRPDQLSLLEQLGAVGETFGYYFNRRGEIVYVTPSTGLKLENIKQIEHVIAVAGGASKAEAILAVLSYRFPPLTLVTDEGALTGMLNLLERG